The genomic segment TGAGAGAGAGggacgagaagaagaagaagaagaagaagaagaagaagcgatGACCCTCCTCTGCTTCTTGCTCGATCTCCGAACCATTCCTCCTCCATTGCTCCGCGATCTGAAGCAGGTGACGATCATGATCCATTTATCTCCCTCGATGTCGATCTGTTGATCTGATTCGTTTCTAGGGTTTTGACCTTATTTGGCGTTCTGTTTTCCATCGTTTGGTCTCATTCGACCGTTTGGTGGCAGTCTTATTTGGTTTCTTTTGGGATTTTCAGAGTTTGCTGCAGCTCGCCAATCTGTATGCGGTGACGTgtgggagaggggagagggagcgAGGGGCGGAGGGGATGCCGCTCCTTCGAGATCGGTTAGGATTGTGCTACCTCCATAAGGGCGGAGCCCCTTCCTCATCTACTGAGGTCAGCAGATTAAGTTACTAGTCACGTTGCCCCTTGTACTGTTAtgctctttctttttcccccGTTCCGCTTGGGATTTGGGAACTAAGAATTCATTTTGTTCTCCTGTtttgctttatttatttattcactcTTTGTATGTTTGTCATATGAAGGAATAAGCGGTATGTGGGGAAAACAGccaataaaagaagaaaattgatGCGATCTTTTACGAGTACGGCGTAAATCATAGATGAGTGAAATCCACATGAAATTAGCTAATAGCAGAGAGCTGAAAGCTTGATATAAATTCATCATCAGCATGTAAATTTAGGTAGAAAGCTATATGGAACTTCAATCATGATGGAGTTACTCTTCAAGAGCTAATGGACATAAAAAATATGACATGCATAAGGCAGTCTCGATAAAGGCCACGTTTTACCTATTAGGCATCATGTTTCTCTTTTAGCTCGAGTCTCTTTCCCATCTTTTCCATCGTCGTACAAAAACACTAACTATGGTCTGTAGTTTAGGAGCaaataattcatatattttatttaaatcaGACAGGAGACACACAAAACCTTAAAATGTAAAGTTGCTTCACTATTTTGTTACCTAATCTAAACAAAAAACAGAACATGCCCCTTTTGTTCAAATCAAATTGGTTTCAATCCAAATGACTGAAATGAATATATTTATACCTGTCAGCTTTGTTTCATTCATTTCACTAGATCAAGCGAAAATTTCGTGTTTGGGAGGAGAAGGGAGTGGTAAATACTGCAACTACATAGATCCAAGTACATGAAAATAAATTGGACTGTATCGCACAAAATTGACCTCAATTAAACTACTATTTTGTATGTTTTCCTTATTGTGTTGACCCCTTTcttctaaaaaatattattatatctttatttttatcattttattgaacataaaatatcaatttatgTTATTATGCTTAAAGATCATTTAATTTTGTCATTAGATTTAGATTCCTTGTTTGCACTGATTCAGTTGGATTTGTCCAATTTATTTTGGTTTTGAGCTGACTGGAAGTGTCCAAAATTCAAACTTGAATATTAATTATAGTGAAAACTTTTGGACATTAAAAAACACAGGTAACCAGGACGTTTTTCACCAAGCTTCTCCATGACACTGCACCATTTAGCATATTCTTTGACTCTTTTGAAGTCCATACCTATTCCAATGGCCTTTAATTTATGCAAACTGATCTATATCCATCAtctaaaattatttaatttattctcAATGGGTAAAATCAATGATTGCATGTAAATTTATGTCCTTGAAGAAATAGCAGAATAATGGAAAAAAATGGATTCTGACATTCTGTATGATGTATTTCTTCTCCTCCCACCTCCACCCCTGGGTCCCTATTCTTATAATGTCATGATCATGAAATGTATTTCAACAGCTGAAGATTGTGTACAGACCAGGACAAAATTTTAGTCTCCGAGATTTCCACCATGCTGTCAACAACTTACCCATGGATAGATTTATGCCTGAGTTTAACCAGTCCATGCCTAGCGAAAGTAGTGATCAAGGTGAAAGTGATATCTTGACTCTTTTGATTTGGTTgctttcttttcaaattttaaaaaaaaaattaattaataaaagattgCTGATGTAAGTTAgaatttctttttctccccctcttgcgtGATTGCCTGCAGACATGTCACTCACAAACCTTTTGACAAGCAAAGAGCTTTACACATGGGGTGGTCATCATGTCCCGAAGAAAGTGATTATTATATGCACATCTTTGTTTGCCAACGCTGAAGCTATGCGCAAATCCCTCCTGGTATGGAGGAAATAATGATTATTTGCTTTTCAGCATTAGAACTCTCCTCCGCAGGTTCCTGAGCAGTCCATAGCGGGTTAGCTTTGCCTCTGACCACTTATGTATGACAGGGTGCAGCAGAACAGTGTATCCCAGTGGAATTTATGGTGTGGGAACAGGAAGATGCAAATGTACATTATGATGTATCGGAGAAGCTCAATGGATTCATTAATAGTATCTCTGATCTTGAAAACTGTGTGCTCCGGAGGTATCTTTCTGGTGAGAATCTCCTAGCAGGTTGCAatgattttttgtttcttttcactCCAGCCCCAGGAAGTTTTAGtacttctttgattaattagacttaGAACTAGAGTGGCATAATTTTACTAAATGATTGTTTTCATCAATAAAATGTAGAGTTTCAAAATTTCTTCAAAGCTTGCATACAACTCGATTGTGTTAAAAAGACCTGttattctttattttaatttacTCTAACAAGTATTTTGAATATATTCCATTCAATAGATGAATCTTGAGATCTCATTAAATCTTTTCTGAGAGTAGTTTATGTTTATAAACAGCttttaaaactgaaacaaaCAATGCTTAGAACTGCAGACTCTTGGGTCATGTGCGGCATAGTCAAAAGATGGTTGAAAGAGCTAAAGGATGATGTAGAGCAACCACTGAAAGCAGTCTTTCTCTTCAAGAACACCATTGTGGGCTCTATAGATCAAATCTATTGCAACTTATTCGCTTCTTCGAATCAGATCGTTGATGGTTTTCCATCCTGTCAGGTAATATATCTGACAACTAAATTTGATACGTTCAAGTTTGCTGCTACATGATAATAACAGACCTAGGTCAAAACATTTTGATATCAGGTAATCAGACTATCTGTAGAACTTCAGGATCTCTTACCCGTGTCAAAGAATACTACTAAGTAATTGTGAAACCTCAGTAGCAATTTGGTAGTTCTAATTGAAGTTTTATGTCCTCCAGTGATAACAGATCCAATCCATTTATATTACTTGACTTGCTTTACCAAACTAATGAATTGAGAACTTTACTATTTAGGAAATCCAGAGTTTTGGCTTCTGGATATTTCATAACAATAATTTAATACAATAAGATACTTTATTAAGATGTACTTGCTAGCtcagaaaaacaaaattttggctTCTGGATATTTTGTAACAACAGTTCAATACAAAAAGATACTTAAGTTTTCAATCATTCTTTATGTAGATATACTTGCTAACTTAGAAAAATGCAGATGCCATGTATAATGACTGgctttttctccaaaaaaaaaagtacaactGGCTTGTTCACGTATTTGTATATTGCATTATATAACATTTTTTTGTTATGTACCTAAGAACATCGTTTGATGATAATACACCTAAATTTTCATCCATATGCAAAATGAGTCAAACTATATTAATAATTGACTTTGCATTCTAGATGATTGAAATAAATAACTTTGTTTTGAAGTATTCACATGTCAGTTTTTCTAGAGGTGGGTATGTTGGACGCTACAAATACTTGCCAAGTGCAGCATTGTCCATAATGTGCATCATGCAAAGTGATCATCTGAAAGTTCAGCAATCATCATGACAGGGCTACCTGTTTACTTATTTCCTTTTCATGATAATGACGGGGCACCGCCAATCATTCCAAAGAAATCATGTGAGAATTAACCCAAGGCAAATACTTGAGCAGTTTGAACCTAGAACATTCTCCAAGGACATCTAACAGTTTCCTAGTAATTTTGGACTTCATGGACATAACATTTTTCATGCCTATACAACTAGAAATGACACCGTGAAACCTGGATCTAGAAGATGTAAAGCCATTTGAACAAAAAAATCCTGTTACCTGTTGAATCATAGTCATCGTCAATATCTGTCATTCTAGCTTTTATCATGGCCGCTTGAATCCTGTCTGGTCATAATGAAACAATATTACTTTATTGGATTGCCTGAGATAACTGGCTGTCAATTTGTCTCATCATCCCTCATTTTTGCTAACTGAGGACCGAAATTGATGGAACAAATGATAGTCAGATAATGGGCATGATACATCTTGTAAAGTACGATATGAAGTGGTAAAGACATAATTTATCATGTGATGGTTTATGTAAGACTCATCATTTTAATATTGTTAGCGAACTGATAAAAATACGATTACATCATACAATAATTTGTATGCGTGTGTTTGAAAAACTGGATTGTACATCCTTACCTTGTAGTGTGTGTCATTCTCTTATAGAGACGTTAAAAGAAATATATCCTTTGAAGGTTTTTTGCATGGGTTTGTTTTATGCAAATTTCAGGTATTAAGATTgtttattttaagaaaatatttttttaaatatagaaTGCTATGATAGACATGCAGATGCCATGGCTACCCAATTGAAATTGCAGTCAGTGACAAGAAGCGTTGTCCACTCACCTGCCATGAGCTCGGGGCCTCTGATCTGATTGATAATGCAGTTAGGGTTGGAGAACAAACTGTTTTGTTTCTGCCCTCATTTGAAGGTTGTCAAAAACTTCAACGAATCTATGCACCCATAACATTTTCTATTATTGAACGCACCGGGATGGCTTCACTAAGTGAAGGTCAGGGCTGATCTATGTTGATTAGAGACTTATAATAATGTGTAATTCTGAATACAGGCTTTTTAGCTAACTTCTTTTATTAGGCCATCAATACTTGCTGAAGTTTTAAGTGGATATTTGATATGACCTGTGTGATGACTGTTTATTAGTTTTCTTGACTCAGGTTTCTTTATGTAGGTGGATGTAAAATAAGTAGCTAACCATTTCAAGTTTAAAAACACAGGATATCTAATCTCCAAATCAAAGAGGGGGAAGGAGAAACATACATTTACAGTAGACAACTAAAGGATTACCTATACCTTCAGTGGAAGCTGCAGTTTGACTTGTATTGCAAATTTACAGCTTATGTGGTGTCCTTTTTGTTATTGTTAACAGATGTTATAGAAGGGACATCCTATGTTGTGACTCCTTCAGCTTATCATGAAATGGAAGTTGCTCCAGATGAAAGTGATAAGTCAAATCTGAATACTCAACGTGAGTAGACTGTATTGTTAGATGTGATTGGGCTTTGGACCTCTCTGATTGGTCTGTCTATTCTATATTATACAGTTTTTCATGGGCTGCGCGGAGCTCTTTTCCATCTGG from the Phoenix dactylifera cultivar Barhee BC4 chromosome 14, palm_55x_up_171113_PBpolish2nd_filt_p, whole genome shotgun sequence genome contains:
- the LOC103712357 gene encoding uncharacterized protein LOC103712357 isoform X2, with the translated sequence MTLLCFLLDLRTIPPPLLRDLKQSLLQLANLYAVTCGRGERERGAEGMPLLRDRLGLCYLHKGGAPSSSTELKIVYRPGQNFSLRDFHHAVNNLPMDRFMPEFNQSMPSESSDQDMSLTNLLTSKELYTWGGHHVPKKVIIICTSLFANAEAMRKSLLGAAEQCIPVEFMVWEQEDANVHYDVSEKLNGFINSISDLENCVLRRYLSDSWVMCGIVKRWLKELKDDVEQPLKAVFLFKNTIVGSIDQIYCNLFASSNQIVDGFPSCQTCRCHGYPIEIAVSDKKRCPLTCHELGASDLIDNAVRVGEQTVLFLPSFEGCQKLQRIYAPITFSIIERTGMASLSEDVIEGTSYVVTPSAYHEMEVAPDESDKSNLNTQLFHGLRGALFHLDQGLVCSSTCNTDTMRDGTFQCFYVLQPSDKGPMLLRRLAGSEEILPIPEMSRANNHTIPQELEKSIQSSLSKIELREYNPLQHERGFHPKLNWLVKESLQFGMTHLPKLLKVKYGPTKIRRNRTLLVLQRSGSSFSLSMK
- the LOC103712357 gene encoding uncharacterized protein LOC103712357 isoform X1, whose product is MTLLCFLLDLRTIPPPLLRDLKQSLLQLANLYAVTCGRGERERGAEGMPLLRDRLGLCYLHKGGAPSSSTELKIVYRPGQNFSLRDFHHAVNNLPMDRFMPEFNQSMPSESSDQDMSLTNLLTSKELYTWGGHHVPKKVIIICTSLFANAEAMRKSLLGAAEQCIPVEFMVWEQEDANVHYDVSEKLNGFINSISDLENCVLRRYLSDSWVMCGIVKRWLKELKDDVEQPLKAVFLFKNTIVGSIDQIYCNLFASSNQIVDGFPSCQTCRCHGYPIEIAVSDKKRCPLTCHELGASDLIDNAVRVGEQTVLFLPSFEGCQKLQRIYAPITFSIIERTGMASLSEDVIEGTSYVVTPSAYHEMEVAPDESDKSNLNTQLFHGLRGALFHLDQGLVCSSTCNTDTMRDGTFQCFYVLQPSDKGPMLLRRLAGSEEILPIPEMSRANNHTIPQELEKSIQSSLSKIELREYNPLQHERGFHPKLNWLVKESLQFGTILPRVQMSPKLSNLNDIQSTILQHDSSTQAPEGEVWPNKNKEEQNSSCVTEEWEQLLIVDEMNDVYSSTCISNPKFQNSSLAAQTKPLDEKTSRILERLEAPKQQKLKATSPSVSRNLVDGQMRQPLVPFESSSSRPLRPIFQTLKRKQR